DNA from Arthrobacter sp. FW305-BF8:
TCGCCCACGATCTCGCCGGCGTCGAACCGGTCCTCGATGCCTTGGGGGTCGATGTGCCCCCAGCGGTGCATCATGTAGTCCATTGCGGTGTCCCACGGGCCCTCGTCCGGGAGGCGCAGACGCGTCGCGTTCACGCCGTCGCGCACGGGAAGGGGGGATTGCATCACCGGTCCATTCTACTTTGCGCGCGGTTCCTGCTCATTGCAGCCCCGTTTCGACGGTTCCCCGCGCACACGACGACCCCCGCCGTCGAACCTGCAGGGAACCGTCGAAACGGCGACGGACGAGAAAAAAGTTCTTGACAAATAAATTTGTCGGTCACGATACTTGAACCATGCTGGACATCGAAGTGATCGAGGACCCGGCGGCGGCGGAGGCTTCGCTGGACCCCATCCGGACCCGCATCCTGCAGGAGCTGGCCGAGCCCGGCTCGGCCACGCAGCTCGCCGCGAAGGTTGGGCTGCCGCGGCAAAAGGTGAACTACCACCTCAAGGCACTCGAGCGGCACGGCCTCGTGGAGCTGGTGGAGGAGCGCCGCAAGGGCAACGTCACCGAGCGCGTACTGCGGGCAACCGCAGCCTCCTACCTCATCTCCCCGGTGGCGCTGCAGTCGGTGGCGCCGGACCCGCGCCGTTTCGCGGACCGGTTCTCGGCCTTCTTGCTGCTGGCGCTCGCCGGCCGCATGGTCCAGGAAATGGGGAAGCTCATTGCCGGTGCTGCCGCCGCGCGGCAGACACTGGCCACGTTCGCTATCGACGGCGAAGTCACCTTCCGCAGCGCGGCCGACCGGGCTGCGTTCGCCGAGGATCTGGGCGTGGCGGTCACCCGGCTCGTGGACAAGTACCACCACGCCGGCGCCGGCGGACGGAAGCACAGGCTCGTCGTCGCGCTTCACCCGGCACTCAAGCCGGAAACACAGGACTCAACCAAAATCATTCCAGCTAAGGGGCAGGACAATGACTGACGACCGGAAATTCGAAATTGTTTTTGACACCGAGCTGCCCGGCACCCCGGAGCGGGTCTGGGAAGCCGTCACCAAGGGCACGCCGGGCTGGATGTTCCCGACTGACCAGTGGCCGGACGTGAAGACCGTGGAGGAGTATCCGCACCACCTGGTGTCGCGCATGGACGGTGCGGACGGCTGGTTCAACCAGCTCGAGCATGTACTGGAGCCGGTCGACGGCGGCCGGGCCAGGCTCCACTACGTCCACAGCGGCATCTTCGCGGACGACTGGGACCAGCAGTACGACGGCGCCAGAAAGCACACGGAGTTCTACCTCCACACCCTGGGCCAGTACCTGAAGCACTTCGACGGCCAGCCCGTGGTTTTCACGGATGTCCAGGCGCCCGCCGCTTCGCAGACGCCTGACGGCTTTGCGCAGCTCAAGAAGGCGCTCGGCGTGGACAGTGCGTCGCAGGGCGACAGTTTTGATGTGGAGGTCGACGGCGTTGGGCGGCTCACCGGGCAGGTGGACTTTTCCAACGCGAACTTCCTAGGCCTCCGGACCGGGGACGCCCTCTACCGCTTCTTCGGCCGCAATGCGTTCGGCGCACCGGTGGGCATGACCGTGCACGACTTCAGCGACAGCGGCGATTCCGCAGCGACTGCCGAAGCCTGGGGCGGGTTCCTCGGGAAGGTCTACGCGTAGGCCGTTAGCCGCCCGAGGTTAGGCGATGGCGGCGGCGGGGGAGTCCCGGAGTGAGCGCCTCAGCTGCGGGGCGGCCTCGAGCCTGTCCTGGGCCGCACGCAGCGCGAGGACTGCCGTCTCCAGCTGCTCCGGCGGCAGCGTGAACGGAATGCGAAGGAAGTTCTCGAACACCCCGCCCACGCCGAAGCGCGGACCGGCAGCGAGGCGGATGCCGAGTTCCGGGGCGATGACGGTCAGGGCCGTGCTGCTGGGCGACGGCAGCCG
Protein-coding regions in this window:
- a CDS encoding winged helix-turn-helix domain-containing protein → MLDIEVIEDPAAAEASLDPIRTRILQELAEPGSATQLAAKVGLPRQKVNYHLKALERHGLVELVEERRKGNVTERVLRATAASYLISPVALQSVAPDPRRFADRFSAFLLLALAGRMVQEMGKLIAGAAAARQTLATFAIDGEVTFRSAADRAAFAEDLGVAVTRLVDKYHHAGAGGRKHRLVVALHPALKPETQDSTKIIPAKGQDND
- a CDS encoding SRPBCC family protein encodes the protein MTDDRKFEIVFDTELPGTPERVWEAVTKGTPGWMFPTDQWPDVKTVEEYPHHLVSRMDGADGWFNQLEHVLEPVDGGRARLHYVHSGIFADDWDQQYDGARKHTEFYLHTLGQYLKHFDGQPVVFTDVQAPAASQTPDGFAQLKKALGVDSASQGDSFDVEVDGVGRLTGQVDFSNANFLGLRTGDALYRFFGRNAFGAPVGMTVHDFSDSGDSAATAEAWGGFLGKVYA